A single Thunnus thynnus chromosome 6, fThuThy2.1, whole genome shotgun sequence DNA region contains:
- the tspan31 gene encoding tetraspanin-31 codes for MVCGGFTCSKNALCSLNVVYMLVGLLLIGVAAWGKGFGLVSSIHIIGGVIAVGVFLLLIAIVGLIGAIHHHQVMLFFYMVILFIVFLFQFGVSCSCLAMNRGQQVTLLNSAWGMLENNTKTDLESQLNCCGLLNVTDSQKQFDMDLQDCPALCKKQSSCYTCGDMMLHHATEALKILGGVGLFFSFTEILGVWLAVRYRNQKDPRANPSAFL; via the exons ATGGTCTGCGGAGGTTTCACCTGTTCCAAAAATGCGCTTTGTTCCCTGAATGTGGTTTATATG CTGGTGGGGCTGCTGCTGATCGGCGTAGCGGCATGGGGGAAGGGGTTCGGCTTGGTGTCGAGCATCCACATCATCGGAGGGGTCATCGCGGTGGGCGTCTTCCTGCTGCTCATCGCCATCGTCGGGCTCATCGGAGCGATACACCACCACCAAGTCATGCTGTTCTTT TACATGGTCATTCTTTTTATCGTTTTCCTGTTCCAATTCGGAGTTTCCTGTTCCTGCTTGGCGATGAACCGCGGGCAGCAG GTGACACTTCTGAACTCTGCTTGGGGAATGTTGGAAAATAACACCAAGACAGACCTGGAGAGCCAGCTGAACTGCTGCGGGCTGCTCAACGTCACCGACAGCCAGAAACAGTTTGATATGGATTTGCAAGACTGCCCTGCT tTATGCAAAAAGCAGAGTTCCTGTTACACCTGCGGGGATATGATGCTGCATCATGCAACGGAGGCTCTGAAGATCCTCGGAGGCGTCGGACTCTTCTTCAGCTTCACAGAG ATCCTGGGAGTTTGGCTCGCCGTGCGCTACAGGAACCAGAAGGATCCACGAGCAAACCCAAGCGCTTTCCTATAG